One genomic window of Gimesia chilikensis includes the following:
- a CDS encoding DUF7133 domain-containing protein: MFLCLFVGAETLVAQTKPADSFAGLKVPEGFRATLYADDDLAHDIYSMTVDSLGRVVVSGPGYVRILIDEDQDGIADSFKQYADGPASGAQGMYFLGRDLLCTGDAGLIRYRDQDGDDRADGKPDVFLRTRTGGEHNTHSIQKGPDGWWYLLLGNTTGINEKYITLDNSPVKKPYAGTLMRLTPDLTKGEVRADGFRNAYDFTFSANGDVFTYDSDGERDISLPWYRPTRVFHVLPGSNAGWRSRSWKRPDTFLDMPPAVAAFHRGSPTGVSCYRHRSFPAEYQGALFVADWTFGRVHAIPLENYDGSYASEPTEFITGVGQFGFAPTDLAIGAEGALYVSVGGRGTRGSVFRIDYVGPVVAQKPNLADVEEAPVADSTETPAGLDACLSAPQPLSSWSRETWLPLLKQLQPEDFYRAALDSSRPEDQRVRAIEIVTEQLGGFPDRIVERLILDQSERVRARLAWSLAYHDQPTRKTEWLNALLKDDSALVSRFALETLMQLGDQIDQSQCLDGLQQTLGATARYVRQTAARAAATLNAENFKTLSERIGPDEGAALMTLGYATVIKQGGGVVPLAVRTGITVFEGDYQTDLRLDALRLIQLGLGDLGPPTKMAAVFDGYANGVDLSDHERHLDPIRIRLMQAFPSSHEILDHELARVLSMLAPYNPKLLDRILAKITDDTDPVTDIHYLIVAARIPSDRSREQSQKIASALVHIDEKLIRFKLPQDTNWDDRFRELYSQLVKIDADLPRQIVEQPDFGLPGHVLFLSQLPPQFLGKAIEAFERKIEASPDFQWNSDVIFVFGESTKPAHREMIRDLYDDFALQPAVLAVLAAQPEEQDRDKFIAGLESSQIEVLEACVKALDKLSPPQQPEETVKLFATLRRLGHDKREKNLQARIIPLLQRWTGQQFGQVSDLADPDKARALVQAWEEWIAKTYPQVYQMVLQQGGEEAEKLNAVLATVDWETGSKERGEALFRKRACIQCHGNRSALGPALTGVARRFSREDLFTAIVSPNRDVSPRYQTTIVGTVDGKVYTGLVVYRSVDGLTLRDSNNQTTRIEADEIDFENKKSTSLMPTGLLKDLTPQDLADLNAYLQSL; the protein is encoded by the coding sequence TTGTTCCTCTGTCTGTTTGTTGGCGCAGAAACTCTTGTTGCGCAGACAAAACCAGCCGATAGTTTCGCAGGGCTCAAGGTTCCGGAAGGGTTCCGCGCGACGTTATATGCCGATGATGACCTGGCGCATGACATTTATTCCATGACCGTCGATTCTCTGGGCCGCGTTGTCGTTTCCGGTCCGGGTTACGTACGCATCCTGATTGACGAAGACCAGGATGGCATCGCTGATTCCTTCAAACAATACGCAGATGGTCCCGCCAGTGGCGCCCAGGGCATGTATTTTCTGGGCCGCGATTTACTTTGCACGGGAGACGCTGGACTGATCCGCTATCGCGATCAGGATGGCGATGATCGAGCAGACGGCAAGCCGGATGTCTTTTTAAGAACCCGGACTGGTGGCGAACACAATACCCATTCGATTCAGAAAGGCCCCGATGGCTGGTGGTATCTGTTGCTCGGAAATACAACGGGCATCAATGAAAAATATATCACGCTCGACAACTCACCTGTCAAGAAACCTTATGCCGGCACCCTGATGCGGCTCACTCCCGATCTCACAAAAGGGGAAGTTCGAGCCGACGGTTTTCGTAATGCCTACGATTTTACTTTCTCGGCCAACGGTGATGTCTTTACTTATGACAGCGATGGTGAGCGGGATATTTCGCTGCCGTGGTACCGTCCTACGCGTGTCTTTCATGTACTCCCTGGTTCGAATGCAGGCTGGCGAAGCCGCAGCTGGAAACGACCTGATACATTTTTAGACATGCCACCCGCGGTTGCCGCTTTTCATCGTGGTTCACCAACCGGTGTCTCCTGCTATCGACATCGGAGTTTTCCGGCAGAGTATCAGGGAGCCCTGTTTGTGGCCGACTGGACTTTCGGCCGCGTGCATGCGATTCCATTGGAAAACTATGATGGCAGTTATGCCAGTGAGCCGACCGAATTCATCACAGGAGTCGGGCAATTCGGCTTTGCTCCTACCGATCTGGCCATCGGCGCTGAGGGGGCACTCTATGTCAGTGTCGGCGGACGTGGTACTCGTGGCAGCGTGTTTCGCATCGACTATGTCGGTCCGGTGGTTGCTCAAAAACCGAATCTGGCGGATGTTGAAGAGGCACCAGTCGCAGATTCCACAGAAACTCCTGCAGGACTCGACGCCTGTCTCTCGGCTCCACAGCCTTTGAGCAGCTGGTCGCGGGAAACCTGGCTCCCACTGCTCAAACAACTGCAGCCGGAAGACTTTTATCGGGCAGCCCTCGACAGCAGTCGTCCCGAGGATCAGCGTGTACGGGCGATTGAAATCGTAACCGAACAACTGGGAGGTTTTCCGGACCGAATTGTCGAACGCCTGATTCTGGATCAATCGGAGCGGGTACGTGCCCGCCTGGCGTGGTCTCTTGCCTATCACGATCAACCAACACGCAAAACCGAGTGGCTGAATGCGTTGCTCAAAGATGATTCAGCCCTTGTATCCCGCTTCGCGCTGGAGACGCTGATGCAGCTGGGGGATCAGATCGATCAGAGCCAGTGCCTGGATGGTCTGCAACAGACATTGGGGGCTACGGCCCGATATGTACGTCAGACCGCAGCCCGAGCCGCTGCGACATTGAACGCTGAGAACTTTAAAACACTCTCCGAACGGATTGGTCCTGATGAAGGTGCCGCGTTGATGACGCTCGGTTATGCGACGGTCATTAAGCAGGGGGGCGGTGTCGTTCCCCTGGCGGTCCGCACCGGGATCACGGTTTTTGAAGGAGATTACCAGACCGATCTACGTCTGGATGCCTTGAGACTGATCCAACTGGGGCTCGGAGATCTGGGCCCACCTACAAAAATGGCAGCGGTCTTTGACGGCTATGCCAACGGCGTTGATCTGAGTGATCACGAACGGCACCTCGACCCGATTCGCATCCGTCTGATGCAGGCCTTTCCGAGCAGTCATGAAATCCTCGATCATGAACTGGCGCGGGTGCTGTCAATGCTTGCACCTTATAATCCGAAGCTGCTGGATCGTATCCTGGCAAAAATTACAGACGATACCGATCCGGTGACCGACATTCACTATCTGATTGTTGCGGCCCGCATTCCCAGTGACCGCAGTCGGGAACAGTCGCAGAAAATCGCCAGTGCCCTCGTGCACATCGATGAGAAACTGATCCGGTTCAAACTGCCCCAGGATACCAACTGGGATGACCGCTTCAGAGAACTCTACAGTCAACTGGTAAAGATCGACGCCGACCTCCCACGCCAGATTGTGGAACAGCCTGACTTTGGTCTGCCGGGGCATGTGCTGTTTCTCAGTCAACTGCCTCCCCAGTTTCTAGGCAAGGCCATTGAAGCTTTTGAACGTAAGATCGAAGCCTCCCCTGATTTTCAGTGGAATAGTGATGTGATTTTTGTGTTTGGCGAATCAACAAAGCCCGCACATCGCGAAATGATTCGTGATCTCTACGACGATTTTGCGCTGCAGCCAGCTGTGCTGGCAGTTCTCGCAGCGCAACCTGAAGAGCAGGATCGGGATAAATTTATCGCAGGGCTGGAATCATCCCAGATAGAGGTGCTCGAAGCCTGTGTGAAGGCACTCGATAAACTGTCCCCTCCTCAACAGCCTGAAGAAACGGTGAAACTGTTTGCTACACTGCGACGGCTGGGGCATGACAAGCGGGAAAAAAATCTGCAGGCGCGGATCATACCGTTACTGCAGCGTTGGACCGGGCAACAGTTTGGTCAGGTTTCGGATCTTGCCGACCCGGATAAAGCCCGCGCCCTGGTTCAGGCCTGGGAGGAGTGGATTGCTAAAACTTACCCTCAGGTCTATCAGATGGTATTGCAGCAGGGGGGAGAAGAGGCAGAGAAATTAAATGCGGTGCTGGCCACCGTCGACTGGGAGACCGGCAGTAAGGAGCGGGGCGAAGCGTTGTTCCGGAAGCGGGCCTGTATTCAGTGTCACGGAAACCGTAGTGCTCTGGGACCAGCTTTGACGGGAGTCGCCCGTCGTTTCTCTCGTGAGGATCTTTTCACCGCGATCGTTTCTCCCAACCGGGATGTTTCTCCCCGGTATCAAACCACAATCGTTGGTACTGTGGATGGCAAAGTTTATACGGGGCTGGTGGTCTACCGTTCGGTGGATGGGCTGACCCTGCGGGATTCGAACAATCAGACCACCCGCATTGAAGCGGATGAAATTGATTTTGAAAACAAGAAAAGCACATCACTGATGCCAACCGGACTTTTGAAGGATCTCACTCCACAGGACCTGGCAGACCTGAATGCCTATTTACAAAGTCTCTAA
- a CDS encoding protein-disulfide reductase DsbD family protein — MKTPRRYTATVACLTILASLFCSSLTLTAQKPSLPDLFGQKQAASGKETKNAKAEISVSLLPQDAKAGETVTLSLTMLIPEGSYTYSTNPTFGGATKFVIEESKGVTAIDQHFNADHPPKTVFEPLFGKEIEKYTKSVIWTRRFKVNKDVKEPSQVQIKGQMLYQVCDAKNCVPSQYAFSTTLSGKQESAPLSFTTIPERRNVPDPIELKFALEPAAVNPKQLVDLKITMKLEPEFHTFALDQDKTQAGLPTHIEILKLEGLKSVSQQFKATPDPKEETHGEFSQRTHYNEVVWTRQFERIADAREIGVEGKLTYQICNEGSCRRPMPVEFQLGDLTNAQPVAMSSLEELHSNSAADDDTIIISSEESNRSLSSYLFFAFLGGLILNVMPCVLPVVAIKVMSFVQQAGESRLRIFLLNIFYSLGVLVVFLSLASLAVFAGLGWGGLFQSTKFNVIMACIVYAMGLSMLGVFEIPVPGMVGSAAGGQQKEGLTGAFLTGILATLLATPCSGPFLGPVLAWSVKQTPQITYLVWLVMGLGMASPYIIFSIFPNAIKFLPKPGMWMVRFKEFSGIVLMGAVIFIISFLDESLTIPVLIMLLGITTGLWMIGSLYSHSSPARVKLAVRTAALLLTAGICFFGYNMSQKSTNDLPWVPFNAQELKKLRSENRTVLIDFSADWCLSCKTNEKLALNTPETLEMVSKYNVVPMYADYTDYSPDIKAWLDKFESVSIPLTVIFPANNPNKPIIIRDLYTQSTLLSALKQAVDESPASKSAPKQAMVSAESTEAR; from the coding sequence TTGAAAACTCCCCGCCGCTATACCGCAACCGTCGCCTGCCTGACTATTCTCGCCTCCCTGTTCTGCAGTTCGCTGACACTCACAGCTCAGAAACCGTCTCTGCCCGATCTCTTCGGACAGAAACAGGCAGCATCCGGGAAGGAAACAAAGAACGCCAAGGCAGAAATCAGTGTCAGCCTGCTCCCTCAGGATGCCAAAGCAGGAGAGACCGTCACACTCTCACTGACCATGCTGATCCCCGAAGGTTCCTACACCTATTCAACCAACCCGACGTTTGGCGGCGCTACCAAGTTCGTCATTGAGGAATCGAAAGGCGTGACCGCCATCGATCAGCACTTCAATGCCGACCATCCTCCTAAAACCGTCTTCGAGCCCCTGTTCGGCAAAGAGATTGAAAAATACACCAAGAGCGTCATCTGGACACGACGCTTTAAGGTCAATAAAGACGTAAAAGAACCCAGCCAGGTTCAGATCAAAGGACAGATGCTCTATCAGGTATGCGATGCCAAGAATTGTGTGCCTTCGCAATACGCATTCTCTACAACCCTATCCGGAAAGCAGGAAAGTGCGCCGCTGTCATTTACCACGATTCCCGAACGGCGAAACGTACCTGATCCGATCGAATTGAAGTTTGCACTGGAACCAGCGGCTGTGAATCCCAAGCAACTGGTCGACCTGAAAATTACAATGAAGCTGGAACCGGAATTCCATACGTTTGCACTCGACCAGGATAAAACTCAGGCGGGACTGCCGACACATATCGAAATTCTGAAGCTCGAAGGTTTGAAATCCGTCTCGCAGCAGTTCAAAGCGACACCAGATCCCAAAGAGGAAACTCACGGAGAATTCAGCCAGCGTACCCACTACAACGAAGTGGTCTGGACGCGGCAGTTTGAACGGATAGCAGATGCCCGGGAAATTGGTGTGGAAGGAAAACTGACATACCAGATCTGCAATGAGGGCAGTTGTCGCCGCCCGATGCCTGTCGAGTTTCAGCTGGGAGATCTCACTAATGCACAGCCGGTAGCGATGTCTTCGCTGGAAGAACTTCACAGCAACAGTGCAGCTGACGACGACACCATCATTATCAGCTCTGAGGAATCCAACCGCAGTCTGTCTTCGTATCTGTTTTTTGCCTTCCTGGGTGGCTTGATTCTGAACGTGATGCCCTGTGTGCTGCCGGTCGTGGCGATTAAGGTCATGAGCTTTGTACAACAGGCGGGCGAAAGTCGACTCCGAATCTTTCTGTTAAATATCTTCTACTCACTGGGTGTCCTGGTCGTCTTTCTGAGCCTGGCTTCACTCGCGGTCTTCGCGGGACTGGGTTGGGGCGGACTCTTTCAAAGCACCAAATTCAATGTCATCATGGCCTGCATCGTTTACGCGATGGGCTTGAGCATGCTGGGCGTCTTTGAAATCCCGGTACCGGGCATGGTCGGCTCTGCCGCGGGCGGACAACAGAAAGAGGGTCTAACGGGTGCGTTTCTGACCGGGATTCTGGCAACACTGCTGGCGACTCCCTGTAGTGGCCCGTTCCTGGGACCGGTACTCGCCTGGTCTGTCAAACAGACACCTCAAATCACTTACCTGGTCTGGCTGGTCATGGGACTGGGCATGGCTTCACCTTATATCATCTTCAGCATTTTCCCCAACGCGATCAAATTCCTGCCCAAACCGGGTATGTGGATGGTCCGCTTCAAAGAGTTCTCGGGGATCGTGCTGATGGGAGCAGTGATCTTTATCATTTCGTTCCTGGACGAATCCCTGACCATTCCCGTACTGATCATGCTGCTGGGGATCACCACCGGCCTGTGGATGATCGGCAGCCTGTACTCACACAGTTCGCCTGCCCGGGTGAAGCTCGCGGTACGGACTGCAGCGTTACTGCTCACAGCGGGAATCTGCTTCTTTGGTTATAACATGAGTCAGAAGTCGACCAACGATCTTCCCTGGGTGCCTTTCAATGCTCAGGAACTGAAAAAACTGCGTTCCGAGAACCGGACCGTCCTGATTGACTTCTCTGCGGACTGGTGCCTGAGCTGTAAGACCAACGAGAAACTGGCTCTGAATACTCCCGAAACCCTGGAAATGGTCAGTAAGTATAATGTGGTGCCGATGTATGCGGACTACACAGATTACTCACCTGATATCAAAGCATGGCTGGACAAATTTGAGAGTGTCAGCATTCCCTTAACAGTGATCTTCCCCGCCAATAACCCCAACAAACCGATTATCATCCGTGACCTGTATACACAGTCCACGCTTTTAAGCGCCTTAAAACAGGCAGTGGATGAATCTCCCGCCTCGAAATCTGCCCCTAAACAGGCAATGGTTTCCGCTGAGAGCACCGAAGCACGTTAA
- a CDS encoding YeiH family protein, translating into MQDTPSAPDPEQNQEDDIVVAAPRRSTWSEMRTAEDWWAIWIGGTLLVVCFLVMYFSLPADFAEQVKAAEAAGEKVSAHSPLKPWLAKPGSWTDNPVDSLFPPEKSSLLLPIGVVFLVSLIVFSIGVTAMGQKAPPFAIGFVAVFLLATLAYILTGQAVIKSYNLEYALWALMIGLVISNTIGTPNWIKPALRTELYIKSGLVIMGASVLLNRLLILGLPGIYVAWVVTPVVLISTYFFGQKFLKMESRSLNMVISADMSVCGVSAAIATAASCKARKEELSFAIGLSLTFTVFMMIALPAVIKALGMSPILGGAWMGGTIDATGAVAAAGNLLGPEAEQVAVTIKMIQNILIGVTAFGVAVYWVSCVEGKESGIKPDAWEIWYRFPKFVLGFIAASAIFSLLYVSLPGGDVVVPAMVKESSKVFRGWFFCLAFISIGLETNFRELAKFLKGGKPLILYVCGQSLNLILTLLMAWLMFEVFYKDVVTEVFKK; encoded by the coding sequence ATGCAAGACACCCCCTCCGCTCCCGATCCAGAACAGAATCAAGAAGATGATATTGTCGTAGCTGCTCCCCGGCGATCGACCTGGTCTGAAATGAGAACGGCTGAAGACTGGTGGGCGATCTGGATCGGTGGAACACTGCTGGTAGTCTGCTTTCTGGTGATGTATTTTTCACTTCCCGCCGATTTCGCAGAACAGGTTAAAGCCGCGGAAGCTGCTGGTGAGAAGGTGAGTGCACACAGCCCTCTGAAACCGTGGCTGGCTAAACCGGGGTCCTGGACAGATAACCCGGTAGATTCTCTGTTTCCTCCTGAGAAATCGAGTCTGCTGCTGCCGATCGGTGTCGTCTTCCTCGTCAGCTTGATTGTGTTTTCGATTGGTGTCACAGCCATGGGACAGAAAGCCCCCCCTTTCGCTATTGGTTTCGTAGCGGTCTTTCTGCTGGCCACACTGGCATATATTCTGACCGGGCAAGCGGTGATCAAAAGTTATAACCTCGAATACGCACTCTGGGCATTGATGATCGGTCTGGTGATCAGCAATACCATTGGCACCCCGAACTGGATTAAGCCGGCACTTAGAACTGAGTTATACATCAAATCCGGACTGGTCATCATGGGTGCCAGCGTGCTGCTGAACCGTCTGCTCATCCTGGGTCTGCCTGGTATCTATGTGGCCTGGGTCGTCACACCCGTTGTTCTGATCAGCACTTACTTTTTCGGGCAGAAGTTCCTGAAAATGGAATCCCGCTCGCTGAACATGGTGATTTCCGCGGATATGTCCGTGTGTGGTGTCTCGGCTGCGATCGCCACCGCAGCCTCCTGTAAAGCCAGGAAGGAAGAGCTCTCCTTCGCCATCGGGCTTTCATTGACGTTTACGGTCTTCATGATGATTGCACTTCCCGCGGTGATTAAGGCGCTGGGCATGAGCCCGATTTTAGGTGGTGCCTGGATGGGCGGAACCATTGATGCAACTGGTGCGGTCGCCGCTGCAGGTAACCTGCTGGGACCAGAAGCAGAACAGGTCGCCGTCACCATCAAGATGATCCAGAATATCCTGATCGGCGTGACCGCATTTGGCGTCGCCGTCTACTGGGTCAGCTGCGTGGAAGGCAAAGAATCCGGTATCAAACCGGATGCGTGGGAAATCTGGTATCGCTTCCCGAAATTCGTTTTGGGCTTCATCGCGGCTTCAGCGATCTTCTCCCTCTTGTATGTATCGCTTCCCGGCGGAGATGTAGTGGTGCCAGCCATGGTGAAAGAATCGTCCAAGGTCTTCCGCGGCTGGTTCTTCTGTCTGGCCTTTATCAGCATCGGACTGGAAACCAACTTCCGCGAACTGGCGAAATTCCTCAAAGGGGGCAAGCCACTGATTCTATATGTCTGTGGCCAGTCTCTGAACCTGATTCTGACACTCCTCATGGCCTGGTTGATGTTCGAAGTCTTCTACAAGGATGTCGTCACTGAAGTCTTCAAGAAGTAG
- the argF gene encoding ornithine carbamoyltransferase produces MRHLVTLNDLESSEIVEIFAQAQELKDKRKQGERPQLLQGYTMTQLFEKPSLRTRLSFESAMWELGGGSSFFTCKEAGLDGRESIEDVARVIGRFSDVITMRTFSHELIEKFSQHAGSCVINALSDLSHPCQALTDLFTMQELLGDLTQQKLVYVGDGNNVAYSLANCCAKLNVPFVVSSPEGFELCSDLVATLKSNYPGLQLELEADPMKAVADATVIYTDVWASMGQEAETEKRKKIFADFQVTESLMSAAGKQCRFMHCLPAKRGLEVTDGVVDCEQSIVFDQAENRKHLAKGLLVWLLKQSS; encoded by the coding sequence ATGAGGCATTTAGTCACGTTAAACGATCTGGAATCGTCCGAAATAGTTGAGATCTTTGCTCAAGCACAAGAGCTCAAAGACAAGCGTAAGCAGGGTGAGCGTCCTCAGTTACTGCAGGGTTATACAATGACCCAACTGTTTGAAAAACCCTCTCTGCGGACCCGTCTCAGTTTTGAATCAGCCATGTGGGAACTGGGCGGCGGTTCGAGTTTTTTCACCTGTAAAGAGGCAGGCCTCGATGGTCGTGAGTCGATCGAAGACGTGGCCCGCGTGATCGGTCGGTTTTCGGATGTGATCACCATGCGGACCTTTTCACACGAGCTGATTGAAAAATTCTCACAGCACGCGGGAAGTTGTGTGATCAATGCCCTTTCCGATCTCAGTCATCCCTGCCAGGCGCTGACAGACCTGTTTACCATGCAGGAACTGCTCGGTGATCTGACGCAGCAGAAACTGGTCTACGTCGGCGACGGGAATAATGTGGCGTATTCGCTGGCTAACTGTTGTGCCAAGCTGAATGTGCCGTTTGTGGTCTCTTCGCCCGAAGGTTTTGAGCTCTGTTCGGATCTGGTGGCGACACTTAAGAGTAATTATCCCGGCCTGCAGCTGGAACTGGAAGCGGATCCAATGAAAGCGGTTGCCGATGCAACCGTCATCTACACTGATGTCTGGGCCAGTATGGGACAGGAAGCAGAGACCGAAAAACGCAAAAAGATATTCGCCGATTTTCAGGTGACGGAAAGTCTGATGTCCGCTGCCGGAAAACAGTGTCGCTTCATGCACTGTCTGCCCGCGAAACGGGGACTGGAAGTAACAGACGGAGTTGTTGACTGCGAGCAGAGCATCGTCTTCGACCAGGCGGAGAATCGCAAGCACCTTGCCAAAGGGCTGCTGGTCTGGTTGCTCAAACAGTCATCCTGA
- a CDS encoding aspartate aminotransferase family protein gives MSVTGHASSQETIALFDKYVIPNYGRYPISLVRGEGSYVWDAEGNRYLDLFPGWGCNILGYCPEPVVSAIQDQVSRLIHVPNTWYTEAQGRFAEFLCSRSFGKAFFCNSGAEANEGALKLARLHYDGKRPKIITCENGFHGRTFAAVTATAQPKYHAGLGPLVAGFRYAPFNDLEAIASLVDDETCAIMVEPVQGEGGVNVPDQGYLAGLRKIADEANCLLIFDEVQTSMGRTGTWFGYQQWDVQPDIMTMAKGIAGGVAAGALIATEEVAPSLRPGMHASTFGGNPLAMAAGLATGQMIEDQNLLENCHAMSDKFKQFFEQLQQELPIIREVRVKGMMIGVDLNIPSAPAVGKCMERGLLINATHDTVVRLLPALNVTAEQVEEGCELIATVLREMAEEA, from the coding sequence GTGTCAGTAACGGGACATGCCAGTAGTCAGGAAACGATTGCCCTCTTCGACAAGTATGTGATCCCCAATTACGGTCGCTACCCGATCAGTCTGGTACGCGGCGAGGGGAGCTATGTCTGGGACGCGGAAGGTAACCGTTATCTCGACCTGTTTCCCGGCTGGGGCTGTAACATTCTGGGCTATTGTCCTGAACCGGTTGTCTCTGCGATTCAGGATCAGGTTTCCCGGCTGATTCATGTTCCCAACACCTGGTATACCGAAGCTCAGGGACGGTTCGCAGAATTCCTCTGTAGTCGCAGCTTTGGAAAAGCCTTCTTCTGTAACAGTGGTGCGGAAGCAAATGAAGGGGCTCTCAAGCTGGCCCGTCTGCACTATGACGGTAAGCGGCCCAAGATCATTACCTGCGAAAACGGGTTTCATGGGCGGACCTTTGCTGCAGTCACCGCGACAGCGCAGCCCAAGTACCATGCCGGTCTGGGACCGCTGGTTGCCGGGTTCCGTTATGCTCCGTTCAATGATCTCGAAGCGATCGCCAGCCTCGTCGATGACGAAACCTGTGCGATTATGGTCGAACCGGTTCAGGGGGAAGGGGGCGTGAATGTCCCCGATCAAGGCTATCTGGCCGGTCTGCGAAAAATCGCTGATGAAGCCAACTGCCTTTTGATCTTCGATGAAGTCCAGACCAGTATGGGACGGACCGGCACCTGGTTTGGTTATCAGCAGTGGGACGTACAACCCGACATCATGACGATGGCCAAAGGGATTGCCGGCGGTGTTGCTGCCGGGGCTCTGATTGCGACAGAAGAGGTTGCCCCCAGCCTGCGGCCTGGAATGCACGCCAGCACGTTTGGCGGAAACCCGCTGGCGATGGCTGCCGGTCTGGCGACGGGACAGATGATCGAAGATCAGAATCTGCTGGAAAACTGCCATGCCATGTCCGACAAGTTCAAGCAGTTCTTTGAACAGCTTCAGCAGGAACTTCCCATCATTCGCGAAGTCCGCGTCAAAGGGATGATGATCGGCGTCGATCTGAATATCCCCTCTGCTCCCGCCGTCGGCAAATGCATGGAACGCGGCCTGTTAATCAACGCGACGCACGATACCGTCGTTCGACTGTTGCCGGCTCTGAATGTGACCGCCGAGCAGGTCGAGGAAGGCTGCGAACTGATCGCAACGGTCCTGCGGGAAATGGCCGAAGAGGCATAA
- the hemB gene encoding porphobilinogen synthase, whose product MYPQVRMRRNRRTDWSRRLVSENQLSVNDLIWPVFIQDGENQKTEIPSMPGVHRLTIDHLVEQAAAAAALQIPALALFPATDPSKKTEGGEEAFNPENLVCRAVRALKEQNLNLGILCDVALDPYTSHGQDGLVKDGYVVNDETIDVLCQQAVVQAEAGCDIIAPSDMMDGRIGAIREALDEAGFQHVQIMAYAAKYASAFYGPFRDAVGSGTNLGTGDKRTYQMDPANSDEAMREVDLDVSEGADMVMVKPGMPYLDIVRRVKAEFEVPTYAYQVSGEYAMISAAAQNGWLDRKKCMLESLLCFKRAGADGVLTYFAKEVAEILQAG is encoded by the coding sequence ATGTATCCTCAGGTACGTATGCGGCGGAATCGTCGAACCGACTGGTCACGACGCCTGGTTTCCGAGAATCAGCTTTCAGTAAATGATCTGATCTGGCCGGTCTTTATTCAGGATGGCGAAAACCAGAAAACAGAGATTCCTTCCATGCCTGGAGTCCACCGCTTGACCATCGATCATCTGGTGGAACAGGCTGCTGCGGCCGCAGCATTACAGATCCCGGCTCTGGCCCTGTTCCCTGCGACCGATCCGTCAAAGAAAACCGAAGGGGGGGAAGAGGCCTTTAATCCTGAAAACCTGGTCTGTCGGGCGGTGCGTGCTTTGAAAGAGCAAAACCTGAATCTGGGGATTCTCTGCGATGTCGCCCTGGATCCCTACACCAGTCACGGGCAGGATGGACTCGTTAAGGATGGATACGTGGTCAATGACGAGACCATCGACGTTCTCTGTCAGCAGGCTGTAGTGCAGGCGGAAGCGGGCTGCGATATCATCGCGCCTTCGGACATGATGGACGGCCGCATCGGGGCGATTCGAGAAGCCCTCGACGAAGCCGGCTTTCAGCACGTGCAGATCATGGCATATGCGGCGAAATATGCCTCTGCCTTTTATGGCCCGTTCCGTGATGCCGTCGGTTCCGGGACCAACCTGGGAACGGGGGACAAGCGAACCTATCAGATGGACCCCGCCAACAGTGACGAAGCGATGCGGGAAGTGGACCTGGATGTCAGTGAAGGGGCGGATATGGTGATGGTCAAGCCGGGAATGCCTTACCTGGATATCGTCCGCCGCGTGAAAGCGGAATTTGAGGTTCCCACCTATGCTTATCAGGTGAGTGGGGAATATGCGATGATCTCTGCCGCCGCCCAGAACGGCTGGCTGGACCGCAAAAAATGCATGCTGGAGAGCCTGCTCTGTTTCAAGCGGGCAGGGGCTGATGGTGTGTTAACCTACTTTGCTAAAGAAGTTGCGGAAATCCTCCAGGCAGGCTAG